One region of Sphingomonas abietis genomic DNA includes:
- the atpA gene encoding F0F1 ATP synthase subunit alpha, protein MDIRAAEISKVIRDQIANFGAEAQVSEVGQVLSVGDGIARIYGLDNVQAGEMIEFANGTQGMALNLEADNVGAVIFGSDAQIREGDTVKRTGTIVDVPVGKGLLGRVVDGLGNPIDGKGPIQYETRARVESKAPGIIPRTSVHEPVQTGLKALDALVPVGRGQRELIIGDRQTGKTAVAIDAFINQKTANAGDDEKQKLYCIYVAIGQKRSTVAQIVRQLEENGAMEYTIVVAATASDPAPLQFLAPYTGCTMGEYFRDNGMHGLIVYDDLSKQAVAYRQMSLLLRRPPGREAYPGDVFFLHSRLLERAAKMADTHGSGSLTALPIIETQAGDVSAYIPTNVISITDGQIFLETDLFYQGIRPAINVGLSVSRVGSAAQTKAMKKVAGSIKLELAQYREMAAFAQFGSDLDASTQKLLNRGARLTELLKQDQFHPMPFEDQVASIFAGTQGALDKIPVADVTRFEAAFLSDLKNNHPGILETIRKTKDLGNDVKGELKAALDAFAKTFG, encoded by the coding sequence ATGGATATCCGCGCCGCAGAAATCTCCAAGGTCATCCGCGACCAGATCGCCAATTTCGGCGCCGAAGCCCAGGTTTCGGAAGTCGGCCAGGTGCTGAGCGTCGGTGACGGCATCGCGCGCATCTATGGCCTCGACAATGTCCAGGCCGGCGAGATGATCGAGTTCGCCAATGGCACCCAGGGCATGGCGCTCAACCTCGAAGCCGACAATGTCGGCGCCGTGATCTTCGGCTCGGACGCCCAGATCCGCGAAGGCGACACCGTCAAGCGCACCGGCACCATCGTCGACGTGCCGGTCGGCAAGGGCCTGCTCGGCCGCGTGGTCGATGGCCTCGGCAACCCGATCGACGGCAAGGGCCCGATCCAGTACGAGACCCGCGCCCGCGTCGAGAGCAAGGCGCCCGGCATCATTCCGCGCACCTCGGTCCACGAGCCGGTGCAGACCGGCCTCAAGGCGCTCGACGCGCTCGTCCCCGTCGGCCGCGGTCAGCGCGAGCTGATCATCGGCGATCGCCAGACCGGCAAGACCGCCGTCGCGATCGACGCCTTCATCAACCAGAAGACCGCCAATGCCGGCGACGACGAGAAGCAGAAGCTCTACTGCATCTACGTCGCGATCGGCCAGAAGCGCTCGACGGTGGCGCAGATCGTCCGCCAGCTCGAAGAGAATGGCGCGATGGAATATACCATCGTCGTCGCCGCGACCGCGTCCGATCCCGCCCCGCTCCAGTTCCTGGCGCCCTACACCGGCTGCACGATGGGCGAATATTTCCGCGACAACGGGATGCACGGTCTGATCGTCTATGACGATCTCTCCAAGCAGGCCGTGGCCTACCGTCAGATGTCGCTGCTGCTGCGCCGCCCGCCGGGCCGCGAAGCCTATCCGGGCGACGTGTTCTTCCTGCACTCGCGCCTGCTCGAGCGCGCCGCCAAGATGGCCGACACGCACGGCTCGGGCTCGCTCACCGCCCTGCCGATCATCGAGACCCAGGCCGGCGACGTCTCGGCCTATATCCCGACCAACGTGATCTCGATCACCGACGGCCAGATCTTCCTCGAGACGGATCTGTTCTATCAGGGCATCCGCCCGGCCATCAACGTCGGCCTCTCGGTCAGCCGCGTCGGCTCCGCCGCGCAGACCAAGGCGATGAAGAAGGTCGCCGGCTCGATCAAGCTCGAGCTCGCCCAGTATCGCGAGATGGCGGCGTTCGCGCAGTTCGGCTCGGACCTCGACGCCTCGACCCAGAAGCTGCTCAACCGCGGTGCCCGCCTGACCGAGCTGCTCAAGCAGGACCAGTTCCACCCGATGCCGTTCGAGGACCAGGTCGCCTCGATCTTTGCCGGCACCCAGGGCGCGCTCGACAAGATTCCGGTCGCCGACGTCACCCGCTTCGAGGCGGCGTTCCTGTCGGACCTCAAGAACAACCATCCGGGGATTCTGGAGACGATCCGCAAGACCAAGGATCTCGGCAACGACGTGAAGGGCGAGCTGAAGGCGGCGCTCGACGCCTTCGCCAAGACCTTCGGCTGA
- a CDS encoding F0F1 ATP synthase subunit gamma has protein sequence MPSLKALKGRIGSVKSTQKITKAMKMVAAAKLRRAQEAAEAGRPYAEEITKVMARLASGVTVGPESPRLLAGTGKDTAQLFVVATSERGLAGAFNSNIVRLAVRNAREAIAQGKTVKFYLVGKKGRAVLARLFPGQIVHQVDQTLIKIVSFDDALEVAKDIMHRFEAGEFDVARLYYAKFQSALVQVPTEQQIIPVEIPGMGSDKGEKRTETSEDGTHQRATSESGGPVAAFEYEPDEEEILATLLPRNIAVQLFRAFQENAASEQGSRMTAMDNATRNAGDMIRKLTIQYNRSRQAAITTELIEIISGAEALKG, from the coding sequence ATGCCCAGCCTTAAAGCCCTCAAAGGTCGCATCGGCTCGGTGAAGTCGACGCAGAAGATCACCAAGGCGATGAAGATGGTCGCCGCCGCCAAGCTGCGCCGCGCGCAGGAGGCGGCGGAGGCCGGCCGTCCTTATGCCGAGGAGATCACCAAGGTGATGGCACGCCTCGCCTCGGGCGTGACCGTCGGCCCCGAAAGCCCGCGCCTGCTTGCCGGCACCGGCAAGGACACCGCGCAGCTGTTCGTCGTCGCCACCTCGGAGCGCGGCCTTGCCGGCGCGTTCAACTCGAACATCGTGCGCCTCGCCGTCCGTAATGCGCGGGAAGCGATCGCGCAGGGCAAGACGGTGAAATTCTATCTGGTCGGCAAGAAGGGCCGTGCGGTCCTCGCCCGCCTCTTCCCCGGACAGATCGTCCACCAGGTCGACCAGACCCTCATCAAGATCGTCTCGTTCGACGACGCGCTCGAGGTGGCGAAGGATATCATGCACCGCTTCGAGGCGGGCGAATTCGATGTCGCGCGGCTCTATTACGCCAAGTTCCAGTCGGCGCTGGTGCAGGTGCCGACCGAGCAGCAGATCATCCCGGTCGAAATTCCCGGCATGGGTTCCGACAAGGGCGAGAAGCGCACCGAAACCTCCGAGGACGGCACCCACCAGCGCGCTACGTCGGAAAGCGGCGGCCCGGTCGCGGCATTCGAATATGAGCCCGACGAGGAGGAAATCCTCGCCACGCTGCTGCCGCGCAACATCGCCGTCCAGCTCTTCCGCGCCTTCCAGGAGAATGCCGCGTCGGAGCAGGGCAGCCGCATGACCGCGATGGACAATGCGACCCGCAACGCCGGCGACATGATCCGGAAGCTCACCATCCAGTATAACCGCTCGCGCCAGGCGGCGATCACGACCGAACTGATCGAGATCATCTCCGGCGCCGAAGCGCTCAAGGGCTAA
- the atpD gene encoding F0F1 ATP synthase subunit beta, with protein MATAPAPHNIGRISQVIGAVVDVTFDGPLPMILSALETDNNGARLVLEVAQHLGESTVRTIAMDGTNGLTRGQEVRDTGAQITVPVGPKTLGRILNVIGEPIDERGPVNAETHMPIHAEAPSFVQQSTETSILVTGIKVIDLLAPYTKGGKIGLFGGAGVGKTVLIQELINNIAKGHGGTSVFAGVGERTREGNDLYHEFLDAGVIAKDADGNPTPEGSKVALVYGQMNEPPGARARVALSGLANAEYFRDVEGQDVLFFVDNIFRFTQAGAEVSALLGRIPSAVGYQPTLATDMGMLQERITSTDKGSITSVQAIYVPADDLTDPAPAASFAHLDATTNLNRAISEMGIYPAVDPLDSTSRALSPAIVGQDHYDVARSVQETLQKYKSLQDIIAILGMDELSEEDKLTVSRARKIQRFLSQPFHVAEVFTGISGKFVQIEDTVKSFKAVVNGEYDHLPEAAFYMVGGIEEAVEKGKKLAEAA; from the coding sequence ATGGCAACCGCACCCGCACCCCACAATATCGGCCGTATCAGCCAGGTGATCGGCGCCGTCGTCGACGTCACGTTCGACGGCCCGCTGCCGATGATCCTCTCGGCGCTCGAAACCGACAACAACGGCGCCCGCCTCGTCCTCGAAGTGGCCCAGCATCTCGGCGAGAGCACCGTCCGCACGATCGCGATGGACGGCACCAACGGCCTGACCCGTGGGCAGGAAGTCCGCGACACCGGCGCGCAGATCACGGTGCCGGTCGGCCCGAAGACGCTCGGCCGCATCCTCAACGTGATCGGCGAGCCGATCGACGAGCGTGGCCCGGTGAACGCCGAGACCCACATGCCGATCCATGCCGAGGCTCCGTCCTTCGTCCAACAATCGACCGAGACCAGCATCCTCGTCACCGGCATCAAGGTGATCGATCTGCTCGCGCCCTATACCAAGGGCGGCAAGATCGGCCTGTTCGGCGGCGCCGGCGTCGGCAAGACCGTGCTGATCCAGGAGCTGATCAACAACATCGCCAAGGGCCATGGCGGCACCTCGGTGTTCGCCGGCGTCGGCGAGCGCACCCGCGAGGGGAATGATCTCTATCACGAGTTCCTCGATGCCGGCGTCATCGCCAAGGATGCCGACGGCAACCCGACCCCGGAAGGCTCCAAGGTCGCCCTGGTCTATGGCCAGATGAACGAGCCGCCGGGCGCCCGCGCCCGCGTCGCCCTGTCCGGCCTCGCCAATGCGGAATATTTCCGCGACGTCGAGGGCCAGGACGTGCTGTTCTTCGTCGACAACATCTTCCGCTTCACCCAGGCCGGCGCCGAAGTGTCGGCGCTGCTCGGCCGCATCCCGTCGGCGGTGGGCTATCAGCCGACCCTCGCCACCGACATGGGCATGCTGCAGGAGCGCATCACCTCCACCGACAAGGGCTCGATCACCTCGGTACAGGCAATCTACGTGCCGGCCGACGATCTCACCGATCCGGCCCCGGCCGCGTCGTTCGCCCATCTCGACGCGACGACCAACCTCAATCGCGCCATCTCCGAAATGGGCATCTATCCGGCAGTCGATCCGCTCGATTCGACCTCGCGCGCGCTGAGCCCCGCGATCGTCGGCCAGGATCATTACGACGTCGCCCGCTCGGTCCAGGAGACGCTCCAGAAGTACAAGTCGCTGCAGGACATCATCGCGATCCTCGGCATGGACGAGCTCAGCGAAGAGGATAAGCTCACCGTCAGCCGTGCGCGCAAGATCCAGCGTTTCCTGTCGCAGCCGTTCCACGTCGCCGAGGTCTTCACCGGCATCAGCGGCAAGTTCGTGCAGATCGAGGACACGGTGAAGTCGTTCAAGGCCGTCGTGAACGGCGAGTATGACCATCTGCCGGAGGCCGCCTTCTACATGGTCGGCGGCATCGAAGAGGCGGTCGAAAAGGGCAAGAAGCTGGCCGAAGCGGCCTAA
- a CDS encoding ATP synthase F1 subunit epsilon — MADVHFELVTPEKKILSEEAFMVVVPGTEGDFGVLAGHAPIMATVRDGEVLVYSSMDVVRQRIRVQGGFAEVTDKGLTVLAEHAEVLGGGDSARSARADH, encoded by the coding sequence ATGGCCGACGTCCACTTCGAACTCGTCACCCCGGAAAAGAAGATCCTGTCGGAGGAGGCCTTCATGGTCGTCGTCCCCGGCACCGAGGGCGATTTCGGCGTGCTCGCCGGCCACGCCCCGATCATGGCGACGGTGCGCGACGGCGAAGTGCTGGTCTATTCCTCGATGGACGTGGTGCGCCAGCGCATCCGCGTCCAGGGCGGCTTCGCCGAGGTTACCGACAAGGGGCTGACGGTGCTCGCCGAACATGCCGAGGTGCTGGGTGGCGGTGATTCCGCGCGTTCGGCCCGCGCGGATCATTGA
- a CDS encoding ArnT family glycosyltransferase yields MLEFDEQLYLLIGDRLLHGSLPYVELWDRKPIGLFLFYAVVRMLGGTGIIQYQIAATLCVAITGSLIWAMARRAAGPIASFGAALCYILLLMTFHGTGGQSPVIYNVLTAIAAWCAFRSNDTDSPARIARLALIAMAMMGTAIQFKYTPVVEGMFFGCYFLWRFWRIHAPIAWTVSVAMAMILVALLPTIAAIGFYAATGHLDAFFQANFLSIFQRHPFPAQTRGGQETLTVTNGLWIILLIPVAIAWRWFKRRSDEKPDFPLILGWIGAALVGFGLLGDFYDFYFITVLLPACILIAPLMRPSRVGFALGCLLLFWPMLSLPSYAFKTGLYQRVAGDLTTAIRPYVQDRCLYVYDGPAVLYLLTNSCAPTRFIYPDHLTNPTEAPALGVDPAAEETRLLATRPGAIVTASSPPIPHVNPATQQLVRAALARDYVLVARVPSPDRIFYVWALRSLHPGPSPIRGASPNMPF; encoded by the coding sequence ATGCTCGAGTTTGACGAGCAACTGTATCTGCTGATCGGCGATCGGCTGCTGCACGGCAGTCTGCCCTATGTCGAGCTGTGGGATCGCAAGCCGATCGGCCTATTCCTCTTCTATGCGGTCGTTCGGATGCTCGGCGGGACCGGCATCATCCAGTATCAGATCGCGGCCACGCTGTGCGTGGCGATCACCGGCAGCCTTATCTGGGCGATGGCGCGCCGCGCCGCGGGACCGATCGCCTCCTTCGGTGCGGCACTCTGCTATATCCTGCTCTTGATGACGTTCCACGGAACGGGCGGCCAATCTCCCGTCATCTACAATGTCCTGACCGCCATCGCGGCATGGTGCGCATTCCGATCGAACGATACCGATAGTCCCGCCCGGATTGCGCGCCTCGCCCTGATCGCGATGGCGATGATGGGGACCGCGATCCAGTTCAAATACACGCCGGTCGTCGAAGGCATGTTCTTCGGATGCTATTTTCTGTGGCGTTTCTGGCGGATCCACGCGCCAATCGCCTGGACGGTCAGCGTTGCCATGGCAATGATTCTGGTCGCGCTGCTGCCGACCATCGCCGCGATCGGCTTCTATGCGGCCACCGGGCATCTCGACGCTTTTTTTCAAGCCAATTTTCTGTCGATCTTTCAACGCCATCCATTCCCGGCACAGACCCGAGGGGGGCAGGAGACTCTGACAGTCACCAATGGCCTGTGGATCATCCTGCTCATCCCGGTCGCGATCGCCTGGCGGTGGTTCAAACGTCGCTCCGACGAAAAACCGGATTTCCCGCTCATTCTGGGGTGGATCGGAGCGGCGCTCGTGGGTTTCGGGCTGCTCGGCGATTTTTACGATTTCTATTTCATCACGGTACTGCTTCCAGCGTGCATCCTGATCGCTCCCCTGATGCGTCCCAGTCGCGTCGGCTTCGCGTTGGGATGCCTGCTGCTATTTTGGCCGATGCTGTCATTGCCGAGCTACGCCTTCAAAACAGGCTTATACCAGCGGGTTGCTGGCGACCTGACCACCGCGATACGACCGTACGTCCAGGATCGCTGTCTCTACGTCTATGACGGTCCGGCCGTGCTCTATCTGCTGACCAACAGCTGCGCGCCGACGCGCTTCATCTATCCGGACCATCTCACCAACCCGACCGAGGCGCCCGCGCTGGGCGTAGATCCTGCTGCCGAAGAAACACGTCTGCTGGCGACGCGGCCAGGGGCGATCGTCACCGCCAGCAGCCCGCCCATCCCGCACGTCAACCCGGCCACCCAGCAGCTCGTGCGGGCGGCCCTGGCTCGGGATTACGTCCTGGTGGCCCGCGTGCCGTCTCCCGACCGCATCTTTTACGTCTGGGCGCTCAGATCGCTCCACCCAGGCCCTTCGCCAATCCGCGGTGCCAGCCCCAACATGCCCTTTTGA
- a CDS encoding glycosyltransferase → MQHAPLRIFSSPVPAALQLAVVVPTLNERENVARLLELLALALADIEWEAVFVDDGSSDGTPEYLTEVSRRDRRVRLIRRVGRRGLSSAVMEGMLASTAPVVAVIDADLQHDERVLPALYRAIADGEADLAVGTRYADGGSTGTWSARRRAISRLATRLAVSIAGTRLSDPMSGFFAIDRDCLLRAAPRVSGVGYKLLLDIAASSPTPLRIAERPYTFRTRDAGTSKLDSAIVLQYFELLAEKSIGRCIPIRFIKFALVGLIGVAVHLGLLSLALDIASLSFRASQMIAVLGAICFNFWLNNQFTYRDRRLRGLRMASGLVSFALVCSLGALANVGIGVMLFREHSAWWLAGLAGAAVGSVWNYTMGNLLTWRRA, encoded by the coding sequence ATGCAGCACGCACCGCTCCGTATTTTCTCATCGCCGGTTCCGGCCGCCCTGCAACTTGCGGTGGTGGTGCCGACGCTCAACGAGCGCGAGAATGTCGCGCGCTTGCTTGAATTGCTGGCGCTCGCGCTCGCGGACATCGAGTGGGAAGCGGTGTTCGTCGACGATGGTTCGAGCGATGGCACGCCCGAGTATCTGACCGAGGTCAGCCGACGCGACCGGCGTGTGCGGCTGATTCGCCGCGTCGGCCGGCGCGGGCTGTCGTCGGCGGTGATGGAGGGCATGTTGGCCTCGACGGCGCCCGTGGTGGCGGTGATCGACGCCGACCTCCAGCATGACGAGCGCGTGCTGCCCGCACTCTATCGCGCGATCGCCGATGGCGAGGCCGATCTCGCGGTCGGTACCCGCTACGCCGATGGCGGGTCGACCGGCACATGGTCGGCACGGCGCCGGGCGATTAGCCGCCTCGCCACACGCCTCGCGGTCTCGATCGCCGGCACGCGCCTGAGTGATCCGATGAGCGGCTTCTTCGCGATCGACCGGGACTGCCTGCTCCGCGCCGCCCCCCGCGTGTCGGGCGTCGGGTACAAGCTGCTGCTGGACATCGCGGCCTCCTCGCCCACGCCCCTGCGCATCGCGGAACGCCCCTACACCTTTCGTACGCGCGACGCCGGCACCAGCAAGCTCGACAGCGCTATCGTGCTGCAATATTTCGAATTGCTGGCGGAAAAGAGCATCGGTCGCTGTATCCCGATCCGCTTCATCAAGTTTGCACTAGTCGGCCTTATCGGTGTGGCCGTCCATCTCGGCTTGCTCTCGCTCGCGCTGGATATCGCATCCCTGTCATTCCGTGCGAGCCAGATGATCGCGGTGCTGGGCGCGATCTGCTTCAATTTCTGGCTGAATAATCAGTTCACCTATCGCGACCGCCGCCTGCGGGGCCTGCGAATGGCCTCGGGGCTGGTCAGCTTTGCTTTGGTCTGTAGTCTGGGCGCGCTCGCCAATGTCGGGATCGGCGTGATGCTGTTCCGGGAACACAGCGCCTGGTGGCTGGCGGGCCTCGCCGGCGCGGCGGTCGGGTCGGTATGGAACTACACGATGGGAAACCTGCTCACCTGGCGCCGAGCCTGA
- a CDS encoding Fe2+-dependent dioxygenase, with translation MAIEIPELLSTAEIREVRDQLDAAAWQDGRQTAGHRARSVKTNLQLGLDDPLAQRLGDFLLGKLSQCPLFIASALPMRIVPPRFNRYEGDGAYGSHVDNAIFPGPQGHVRSDLSATIFLNDPDEYDGGELLIDDLFGEHRVKLAAGHMILYPGSSLHRVTPVTRGARFAAFFWVQSLVAQDQQRRMLFELDSAIQALTADHPDHASLDPLTGVYHNLLRQWSIT, from the coding sequence ATGGCGATAGAAATCCCGGAATTGCTGAGCACCGCCGAGATCCGGGAGGTACGCGACCAGCTCGATGCCGCCGCATGGCAGGATGGCCGGCAGACCGCCGGGCATCGGGCGCGCTCGGTCAAGACCAATCTCCAGCTCGGGCTGGACGATCCCCTGGCCCAGCGCCTGGGCGACTTCCTGCTCGGCAAGCTCTCGCAATGCCCGCTGTTCATCGCGTCCGCCCTGCCGATGCGGATCGTGCCGCCGCGCTTCAACCGCTACGAAGGCGACGGCGCCTATGGCAGCCATGTCGACAATGCGATCTTCCCGGGGCCGCAGGGCCATGTCCGCAGCGATCTCTCGGCCACGATATTCCTGAACGATCCCGACGAATATGACGGCGGCGAATTGCTGATCGACGATCTGTTCGGCGAACATCGGGTCAAGCTCGCCGCCGGCCATATGATCCTCTATCCCGGCAGCAGCCTCCATCGCGTCACCCCGGTCACCCGGGGCGCCCGCTTCGCCGCCTTCTTCTGGGTGCAGAGCCTGGTGGCGCAGGATCAGCAGCGGCGGATGCTGTTCGAGCTGGACAGCGCGATCCAGGCGCTGACCGCCGATCATCCCGATCATGCCTCGCTCGATCCTCTGACCGGCGTCTATCATAATCTCCTCCGTCAGTGGTCGATCACGTGA
- a CDS encoding alpha-hydroxy acid oxidase: MAPLRAIPPDLLTLADYEARAATHLPAASWRHIQEGAGAERTLRDNRTAFDRWRLLPRALADLRDGDTVVELFGQRHIAPILLAPLAYQRIAHPDGERATACASAALGTGMVVSTLSSVTLEDILAAQRSAAQELGSGDAPAWFQLYLQPERAANLALVRRAEAAGYQAIVLTIDAAIKRSSFALPDGVAAANLAGMAPPRQVSMAGGPILFGTPLADAAPRWDDLDWLRQATRLPIILKGMVLGKDLDRALSLGIDGLILSNHGGRVLDGLPSALTMLPGVVDRVAGRIPVLLDGGVRTGTDIVTAIALGARAVLIGRPLFHALAVAGMIGVAHMIHILRTELEMTMAQLGAPRLSSLKREMLVGPAPPRLDVLDGGNPWVTTAH, translated from the coding sequence TTGGCGCCACTTCGCGCGATCCCGCCCGATCTGCTGACCCTCGCCGACTATGAGGCGCGGGCCGCAACGCATCTGCCCGCCGCGTCGTGGCGCCATATCCAGGAGGGTGCCGGCGCCGAGCGCACCCTGCGCGACAATCGCACCGCCTTCGATCGCTGGCGGCTGCTACCCCGCGCGCTGGCCGATCTGCGCGATGGCGACACCGTCGTGGAATTGTTCGGGCAACGGCACATCGCGCCGATCCTGCTCGCCCCGCTGGCCTATCAGCGCATCGCGCACCCGGATGGCGAGCGGGCGACCGCATGCGCGTCGGCCGCGCTGGGCACCGGGATGGTGGTCAGTACGCTGTCGAGCGTCACGCTGGAGGATATCCTCGCGGCCCAGAGGAGCGCGGCGCAGGAACTCGGATCGGGCGACGCGCCGGCCTGGTTCCAGCTCTATCTCCAGCCCGAGCGGGCGGCGAACCTCGCCCTCGTCCGGCGCGCCGAAGCGGCCGGATATCAGGCGATCGTCCTGACCATCGACGCCGCGATCAAGCGATCCAGCTTTGCGCTGCCGGACGGCGTGGCAGCCGCCAATCTCGCCGGCATGGCGCCGCCACGGCAGGTCAGCATGGCGGGCGGCCCGATCCTGTTCGGCACCCCGCTCGCGGACGCGGCCCCGCGCTGGGACGATCTCGACTGGCTGCGGCAGGCGACCCGTCTGCCGATCATCCTCAAGGGCATGGTGCTTGGTAAGGATCTTGATCGCGCCCTGTCCCTAGGGATCGACGGGCTGATCCTCTCCAACCATGGCGGGCGGGTGCTCGATGGCCTGCCGTCCGCGCTCACCATGCTGCCCGGCGTGGTCGATCGGGTGGCGGGGCGGATTCCGGTGCTCCTCGATGGCGGCGTGAGGACCGGCACCGATATCGTCACCGCGATCGCGCTCGGTGCGCGCGCCGTGCTGATCGGCCGGCCACTGTTCCACGCGCTCGCCGTCGCCGGGATGATCGGCGTCGCGCACATGATCCATATCCTGCGAACCGAATTGGAGATGACGATGGCGCAGCTCGGCGCCCCTCGCCTGTCGTCGCTGAAGCGGGAGATGCTGGTGGGCCCGGCACCGCCCAGACTCGATGTCCTTGATGGCGGAAATCCGTGGGTGACGACGGCGCATTGA
- a CDS encoding DNA adenine methylase → MESLTPVQPTRPAAGYLGGKRNLARRICALIEAVPHAGYYEPFVGMGGIFLRRRSRPRAEAINDISGDVATFFRVLQEHYPYFIDMLRWRVTSRAEFQRLMALPADRLTDLQRAARFLYLQRLAFGGKVEGRSFGVDARNPGRFDVGRLEPMLAEIHERLAGVVIERLPYGDFIRRYDHAGALFYLDPPYWDSETDYGAGVFERGDFERLAEQLAGLRGRFILSINDTPGAREVFARFAIDAVETTWSLSTASAGGAKRAGELIVTSRV, encoded by the coding sequence ATGGAAAGCCTTACACCCGTTCAGCCGACGCGTCCCGCCGCCGGCTATCTTGGCGGCAAACGAAATCTCGCCCGCCGCATCTGTGCGCTGATCGAGGCGGTGCCGCACGCCGGCTATTACGAGCCGTTCGTCGGGATGGGCGGGATATTCCTCCGCCGGCGATCGCGGCCGCGCGCGGAGGCCATCAACGATATCAGCGGCGACGTCGCTACCTTCTTCCGCGTGCTCCAGGAGCACTATCCCTATTTCATCGACATGCTGCGCTGGCGCGTGACGAGCCGGGCCGAGTTTCAGCGGCTGATGGCGCTGCCCGCCGACAGGCTGACCGATCTGCAGCGAGCAGCGCGCTTCCTGTATCTGCAGAGGCTCGCATTCGGCGGCAAGGTTGAGGGGCGGTCATTCGGGGTTGATGCCCGAAACCCGGGACGGTTTGATGTTGGCCGCCTCGAGCCCATGCTGGCGGAGATCCACGAGCGCCTGGCCGGCGTCGTGATCGAGCGGCTGCCCTATGGGGACTTCATCCGGCGCTATGATCACGCCGGCGCCCTTTTCTACCTCGACCCGCCATATTGGGATTCCGAGACGGATTATGGCGCTGGCGTCTTCGAGCGCGGTGATTTCGAGCGACTGGCCGAGCAGCTGGCCGGCCTCCGCGGCCGGTTCATCTTGTCGATCAACGACACGCCCGGCGCGCGAGAAGTGTTCGCGCGATTCGCCATCGATGCGGTGGAAACGACCTGGTCGCTATCGACCGCCAGCGCGGGCGGAGCGAAGCGGGCAGGGGAGTTGATCGTCACTTCGAGGGTATAG
- a CDS encoding SOS response-associated peptidase family protein, producing the protein MCNRARMLGEPETIRERFGAKWLADRPMDNRFDPQELVPFGRAYVVREDDRGRGVDVMTWDVLGGQAKRPAKVGTPPRPLAMTNVRQLNLPQWRLLADKSENRCIIPLTEFCEWGRDKDPEMGIKGEMWFATTDQPIFGVAGFWQMIGDKPGFSMVTCDANELVKPIHPKAMITILPEDKWDRWLTGSYEEAVALQRPYPAHLMTVRGPVFPTRTAK; encoded by the coding sequence ATGTGTAACCGTGCAAGAATGCTGGGCGAACCCGAGACGATCCGCGAACGCTTCGGCGCGAAGTGGCTCGCCGATCGGCCGATGGATAACCGATTCGATCCGCAGGAGCTGGTGCCGTTCGGACGGGCCTATGTCGTCCGCGAGGACGATCGGGGCCGAGGCGTCGACGTGATGACGTGGGACGTCCTGGGCGGCCAAGCCAAGCGGCCCGCGAAGGTCGGCACGCCGCCGCGTCCGCTGGCGATGACGAATGTCCGCCAGCTCAACCTCCCACAATGGCGCCTGCTGGCCGACAAATCGGAAAACCGCTGCATCATCCCGCTCACCGAGTTTTGCGAATGGGGTCGGGACAAGGATCCGGAGATGGGGATCAAGGGCGAGATGTGGTTCGCGACGACCGATCAGCCCATCTTCGGTGTCGCCGGCTTCTGGCAGATGATCGGCGATAAGCCGGGCTTCTCGATGGTGACATGCGACGCGAACGAACTGGTGAAGCCGATCCATCCAAAGGCGATGATCACGATCCTGCCCGAGGACAAATGGGATCGCTGGCTGACCGGATCGTATGAGGAGGCAGTTGCGCTGCAGCGGCCCTACCCCGCCCATCTCATGACGGTGCGCGGGCCTGTGTTTCCGACGAGGACAGCAAAATGA